The window gtaGTATGATTGTGTAACGAGGTCGTAACATTTactttcatttttaaagatccCTTTGTGTGTTATTTTATCAGATGAAACGAAAGTACCATTCTTTCACGCATCGGCAGAACCATGTTACTAAGACAGTTACCAAAATCGGTTTCGTTTGAAATTCGAGATGGAGCGGCGAAACGATGAACGAAATCGTTTCCCATTACCATATCGAGATTAAGCTGCTTATGTTACGTTTTAGATGGCAGGCTTTTAGGCGGCGATTTGCAAtacgtatataatatgtatgagaAATGTTATTACTTAATAATGTAACAACGACAAACTGAATTGCAAATGACTGCAAAGGAATTTGGTACAAATACGATTCGTTTCTCGCATGAAGAAATCGCAATATCAAATTTTGGAGTTTGGAAATGTTGTTACTAGCGAACAAAAGCGTTGTTTGTTCGTGTTTCAAGGATAATAAAACTTTGTACTGTTTCACAAGTAGTTGTTATTATTGTAGCTTACCATTACTAGAAAGTTTCTGGTAGTTCGCTGAAATGAGGTCGGTCCTGTGGGTTGGCGATAACGATCGTACTTTTTCTGTTATCGTTGTATCGAAAATGTTCCGCTAGCCGACTGTGATTATAGACagtagtttattttgtatactaattataatattgatacaaGTGCTTCGAATTAGGTATGAATTGATTTCGACGAAACAGATAGTTGTTAAAACATTTGCAACTGCATTTGTAAACGTGTTGTCGTGTGATGTCGGTATAAATCTTCCAGCCATTTCCCGCAGGTGTCGTGCCACTGTGATATTCTATTTCTTGTTCttatctaatatttataaataggaaCACCCATAACTTTTCTACGACGACATTATGTCTTGTTTTGGGGatctgtaatattttattctagctACAAACTAAAAGGCAAAGAGCATTTTTTTATGGTTTGTAGAATCTGGAATATAGCCTACTTGCGTAGTTTGAACCTTGATTTACTGTCACGAAAAGCACTGATTCTACGACTATCGTCTCTTTTTAGGCGTTATAAAATTAAGGTAGTACATAGAGGGTACAATTATGTGCTTTACTTTTACTGCAAGAAATTTGCACACATCTTCATCTATGCCAACCTCACCCTGATTATATGGATAAGGAATTTATTCATCGATTCCTTTATCAGACTATAATAACCtacgtttaatataaataaaaaaaagacagCCCAATTCTGTCATACCGGTGGGCAAGGTTCtcttcccggaatgagggagtgGCTTGGCCCTGAGCGCACCACTTGCATCTCTTTGCAAACTGTTTTAAGGAACTTCCAAGCAGGCTTCAAACTACTAATATGATCAAATCAGTCTTATCAGCCTTCATAATTAATATACTGATATTTATTTCCAGCCGATAAACAACGCGGACTTCGTGGTCCCGGTGGAGATCGACGGCGCGGTGCACCAGGTGTACGTGCTGAAGCGGCCGCACGTGGACGAGTTCCTGCGGCGGTGCGGCGAGCTCTACGAGTGCGTGCTCTTCACCGCCTCGCTGGCTAAGTACGCGGACCCTGTTGCTGATCTACTTGACAGGTACGTActatgatttataatataaaatacgtaaTGCTACCCAGAAATGATGACGAGACACCACCAGAGAGGTACGAGGGAGCTAGGCTGTGCGCGAATTGAACCTTTATAGGATTTCTGTTCTTCCATATACTTTaatagtttaaattactttataattgaTTTTTGTACCAAGGATTACAtcacattaaaatttcagtagAAAGCATTTAGTTTTAACCACACATGCTTTGCAACTTTACAAGTCGATCCAAGAGTTATGCTCCTGTCTGTCTTAGAGCGAggttaaatgaatatttaagtacatattcgGATTCCAAGTACCCTATCcttataaatgtgaaatatgGGGAGGTTTACATGTTTCTATTACTTACTTCTCCAAACAGGTGAACGTATTTTGTAGtacttatacttaaaatataatgttgtaaTTGCAGATGGGGCGTGTTCCGGGCGCGGTTGTTCCGCGACAGCTGCGTGTTCCACCGCGGCAACTACGTGAAAGACCTCAACAGCCTCGGCCGGGACTTGCGGCGCGTCGTCATCGTCGACAACTCGCCCGCCTCTTATATATTCCATCCGGATAACGCTGTGAGTATCACACTATCTAAGAAACTTCATTGATTTTggtttagatataaaataaacttatgtgAACGAATTATGTCCATTTAGAAAGGCCTTTACATGGGTAAAGGCTTTTTTAAGGCCGATTAAACGTTAAGTAATTTTGATCAACTTGTAAGTTGTAACTCAAAAATCAACAGAAATCTCGTAAAATCTTCCGTggattttgaaaatacataagCTGCCAAAAATAAATTTCGACTCCATAACAATGGCTACCCTCTCCAATATAAAAGGCGAATGtccatttatttctattctcaaacataaaacatacatttaatcGTATACCCGCCGAATAGAAACTCCAATCTCACTAATTCGGCATCTCAGTAGCCATCTACGATAATTAACCAACATTGTCTCAACACTGTCTTGGTCAACATACTAGGCCAATAGGTCAATACCCTTGCCTGGGACGACATACGTGCGACCGAGATAGTAATCGCGTTGTCTACGAGTTGTCATGTAGCGACAATCATTATCATGATGTGCTTGAacaaatagattataatattaaaaatgtctaTTCTGCAGTTGTCTTTATCTGTTTATGATAATAAACAGTGATATTTAAATTTGCGTATTGaaacttaatacatatttaagtaaTCTTTAAGATCTTAACGCTTTGTTTATTTGGACCGGTGCAAGTCCTACTCtaggtttctgaggtacatttggcggtagtttatctattcattagcgtctaagctcatataaatatgacagtttgaatagataaaccacagctaaatgtgtctcagaaaccgggcattagtcaaTTATAAATTGTCAATTGTAAATATGATAACCGTTTAAGAATATTTTGGGTAACTTTGACATTAACCCCCTTCACCCAATAGAATTCATATCTTGATAATAAAAACAGTGATCTGAGAATTGTTtgaatttatatgttttatattattactgaGTACTATTATTAGTTTCTGATGCCACAATATCAGCATATATAAACGTCAAGCGTGATGCAATAATGGCAGTtggataattaataattatactgATATCTTATTATCGATATTATTACTCATCGCTAATATGCTATCTACAAAACAGTTATTCCATAAACCCTTGCAACTTCGGGTAAAATAGAGTTAAACTGTTAAAGAGAAAGTGCTAGCCTACAATTACCTTAGGTCTAACAGAGTTATACAATAGTTCAGAAATCAGTGTAGCTTTTGGATTACGAAGTTtcatttttaaggaaaaaacatCTTATAGCAACCAGTGTTTTAATTTAGATGGAAATATGAATGTATAACACTTTATGCGTATACGAATACGTGCGTATACGCAtagattgtaataataaaataacaaaatgcaaTCTTATGTAACATTCCGTCGACGTTTATTATTTCTTAGTCACTAGCTTTttcgaataatttatttttcaaaaacaaaaacatcttaGCTATCCCTGAGCGGAAAGATCTCGCTATCTTATCACATCCAAGGCAATGCCGAGGTTGACGGTCGTTCTGTCCATTGTCTAGTTATCAACAAGTATTTCTACACTTATCTATAGGAACGTTTGGAAATGCTTTCATTCTAGTACTTGAGTAATTGTTCGTAATCTACTACTGTCGTCAGTGTTGATACTGTTGAAGCTAGATAATATAATGTGTTTGTTGTCTTTGTCTCACATATTATTTGTTGTCCTCTGTCACGACTTCAAGGAAAATTCAATAGAAATAttgatgactagctgacccgcgcaacttcgcttgcgtaacctaagagaatgggtcaaaattttccccgtttttgtaacatttttcgttgctactccgctcctaatgattgtagcgtgatgttatatagcctatagccttcctcgataaatgggctatctaacactgaaagaatttttcaaatcggaccagtagttcctgagattagcgcgttcaaacaaacaaacaaacaaacaaacaaacaaactcttcagctttataatattagtatagattaatgtaCTTTTTTGTGGTCGTTTTCTAAGACGTATTACTTTTGGAATGCGTCATATCTTCTGGTTTATAGACTTTGATGGAGACtatctagttattttatatCGTCACAGTAAACTGTTTGATTTTTGGGTCTTTGTGCCGTATTCTTGTATcagatgtttattttatttttaatattataattgttataatgtaatgttatcATTGCAGGTACCTGTCGCGTCATGGTTCGACGACATGACAGATTCAGAACTTTTGGACTTGATACCGTTTTTCGAGAAACTAAGCAAGGTGGACAGTGTGTACACAGTGTTGCGCAACTCGAACCATCCGTACAACCCGACACAGAACTCGCCGGCCACATAGCCGGAGTGGGTCTGGGACGCGAGGGGCGCGGGGCCCGGCGCCTGGGCGGACGGGCCCGACGCCTGGTCGGACGGGCCCGACTCGTGGTCGGACGGGCCCGGCGCGTGGTCGGACGGGCCCGAGGCGGGCGCGGCCGGGCCCCTGCGGCTCCGCACCGAGCCGCCGACGAACCCGATAGCGACCTTCCTCGAGACACTCATCAAGAAAGGAGCGAACTTCGTCTTAAGTGCCAATTTTGCCTTCTGGATAGTAAGGAcattatttatacctattttacATTTTAGGTATTTCTTAGTGCGTAAGTGGTCTGTATGATGGATTTGtgatgatatttgttttttatttaacttttccCACTGGTGAGCTTGCAACAAAAGTGTTCGTATATATTTCGACGTAATTATTCTATCGATATATTTTCCGGCTAACTAACGTGATCTAACGTGTACTTTTAAAATGCAATTATCGTTCATCAAATTTCATTTTCATGGAGATTCGACAACTTTATATCGTGCTTGGGATCAAATACAGATAAGTTAGGATATTTTTACCTGTGTGGGTTGCTGTCAAACATGTATCGCTCGTTTCTGGACTATATTATCAGGAATGATAGAGGATCGATATATTCAACTCGTCGCATCGTTATGATTTGCCTTCAACATTGACTACGTATATGAATGTTTAACTGTAAATTTATAGACTTGTAACATAATCACGAATTCTAAAATTCGACTGGTGTATGCATTAGTCCAGCACTAGTGgaatgtgtaaatatttttatataagagaGTAATGATGATCGCCGCTTGAATCATGGTTAgaattaatatgaataatgtacatacatttatatataaataacattcgAGCTGTAAGAGATTCGGTCGAGATGGTGGCAGAACAATAGCACTTAAGGTGAATTGAGTCGCACTCATCTGTGACTCGTATTACATTCGTGTTCTTGATATTCTTGAAACGCTATCTTCCTAGATTGTCGCTCACCGCGCGAcctatttattcaataaaaaaaatattattttatataaaaaaatacattttatatctaaTTTGTAAGtgaataaacttaattatttattataattatattaatttgtgatTGTACGGATATAATGCGAGTTAAAGTGGACGGTCAATTATTAAGAAGTGGTGTAATACGGGTCACTTTAAGGTTTGTGCACATTAGAGAGATCGTGTATTGTATTACCCCACATATTCATTGTAACATATATACTTTAGTGTGTACATACCTTTGTGTTTAATGGTAAACCGTAAACTTCCCCCCTAAGTAGATATTTGCATTGGTGACAATAAGAAGTCAATCGCGTCAGTGTCAtatgagtgtttttttttaatattaattaatatacttttaattgTATGTTGAACACGGGTGAACGTAGTAACAGATCA of the Anticarsia gemmatalis isolate Benzon Research Colony breed Stoneville strain chromosome 3, ilAntGemm2 primary, whole genome shotgun sequence genome contains:
- the hzg gene encoding CTD small phosphatase herzog, which produces MDASSIITQVSRDDEQLNNYGSDRGSPPGGQHNEGDGTPVSGTAPLGSKKSSGGGGFLRSLLCCWRGGRGKGPPGSNGANSIDGRASPPLLVMAEHAPRPLLPPVRHQDMHKKCMVIDLDETLVHSSFKPINNADFVVPVEIDGAVHQVYVLKRPHVDEFLRRCGELYECVLFTASLAKYADPVADLLDRWGVFRARLFRDSCVFHRGNYVKDLNSLGRDLRRVVIVDNSPASYIFHPDNAVPVASWFDDMTDSELLDLIPFFEKLSKVDSVYTVLRNSNHPYNPTQNSPAT